The sequence tatgtcatattttaatgttaaaaataacactaaaaCGGAACCTATGTAATATAACAATTaactaatgttaatattattataggaaTGTCGTCGGCTACCAGTGTGAGGGATTTCTACGCCGGCAGAAACATCCTAGTAACAGGCGGCACCGGCTTCATGGGAAAAGTTCTTGTGGAAAAACTATTGTATTCTGTACCAGAAATCGGTAATGTGTATATTCTAATGAGACCTAAGAAAGCGAAAACGGTAGCCCAACGACTCGAGGACTTGCAAAGGCTACCGGTATGCTAATTCAATTGAATGCTTAATGTATTAAATACTATCAGTGTTTTTTCTTCTATTTGTTGAATTCGGGTTTTTTCCAGCTGTTTGATCGATTGAAAAATGAACGACCAAAcgccttaaataaaattaaagcaatACAAGGGGACGTTCTCTTTGAAGATTTTGGACTGTCTAATTTGGAGATTGAAAATTTATCCAAAGAAGTGACGGTCGTCTTTCACTTCGCCGCCACGTTGAGACTGGAGGCCCCTTTGAAAGATAATGTCAACATGAATACTTCTGGTACATTAAGAACGATCAAGGTTGCGAAGAAATTAAAAAACCTTCAAATTTTTGTGCATCTTTCAACCGCTTTCTGCTATCCGGATTACGAAGTATTAGGagaaaaggtattttttttatatctcgattataaaattaaatagctcAAATATTGCTCGCGTGCCGTTTGACATAGGTAATGTTAATGGCGCTATACGCTTGCGtaaactagctgatccggcagacatCGTAATGcctcaaacgataaataaaagacctaaacttttgtataaaataaacttataacaaaaaaaaggaatccgtccgacgggggggacatcaaaggaaaaactaaattgtttttatttccgagcattttcatatttatctaaaccttttaaaccttctctggacttccacaaataatttaagaccaaaattagccaaatcggtccagccgttctcgagttttagcgagactaacgaacagcaattcatttttatatatagagataattaATTACGTAAAATGATAGTGGTATTCGGTTAATTTCAGCTTTACGCACCACCGGCGAAACCAGAGCATGTAATGCGTTTGATAGAATGGCTCGACGATCGGCAACTCACACTATTGACACCATCCCTTTTAGGACCTCATCCGAATTGTTATACGTTTTCTAAAAGACTAGCAGAAAATGTAGTGGAACAAGCCTACAAGGATCTACCAATCGTGATAGCTCGCCCAAGCATAGGTACCtacttgaaaaaatatatatataatactagctgacccggcaaacgttgtgttgccttaaataagtttctagggaaattctactgtagaaaaaaaaacctcctttaaccacataataactcattataaacaaaaaaaaatatccaaaaaaattcacttaggggtatgaaaaacagatagtagccgattctcagacctactgaacatactattgatacacaaataaaaccaaaaaaacatggctgaaaaatgtatagtattgtatagctctcaaatatattaggtgtataatctatgatgtatagtgagtacgtaagacaggagaccggcttcgtcctcatccctactacgtgatgtttgctggatgagtggtgacacctggcggggatagctgatcgattgatagttgatcagtagtcgaccgccgagggcgggagatcaaattcaattttaaaaaaatcataattaaaggaacttgatattataaactctgaataagaatttatcgtactacaattataatatttgattgccatcttgcaaccttattgcggatctgtgcatagaataaaaaaaatattaatcgggatggaaaaataggggttgatcttataagagtgaaaattgagagtaatatgattttttttattttaagtcatgacaaaacaaaataaaaaacttgccgaaaaaattaaagtttataattaacaaataaaaaataggggttgatcatagagggatgaaaaattgagagtaacatcagattttttattttaattcatgacaaaataaaaatgaaaatcttgccaaaaaaattaaagtttataattaaccaataaaaaataggggttgatcgtagaggagtgaaaattgaggattgtatgtatttttgtatgttgtatcataaaaaaatagaaattaaaaattttgtctaaaaaataaataaataaatttaggggtggactacccctaacatttagggggatgaaaaatagatgttggccgattctcatagataccggataagcacaaaaaatttcatcaaaatcggtcaagccgtttcggaggagtatggcaacgaaaactgtgacacgagaattttatatattagatatacttTGAGCGTTGCTCACAATCATAAAGCTCTTGCTGTAGGACAGTACTAGCTTAGGCCTAGAATAGTGCCAATCCATATCTACCCGTGAGTGTCGTGATAGGTGGCTAAGAGATTCACCGAGAAACGCAAAGCAACTTGTGTACTGTGCTGGCCAGTGTACTGTGATCGCCAACTTTAGTTTACTGGATGTAAGGCATTGTAAGTCTCCGCGGCTAGGTCCACCAtcttatttctgctgcgaagcagtaatgcagctTGAAGAATGGGTCCGCCGTTGTGTAATATTAAAGTGACATTGACCTCGTGTATAAAAGTGAATGACAGTTGTGATGGCTATTGGCTCTAGTAAGCACGTTATACcagtgtgcttggtgcgagttttttaacgtgctcgatagctttaaagttaactcaaatttgtatgaagttggaacgtttgcctacgtttgtcgctagtGGAGCTGTTCCGAtttcatacaaatttgtgttaacttttacgctatcgagaacgttaaaaaactcgcactaagcacaaaggGGGACCAGGTGAGCCTCTTCACCCGTCTACAAAATAACCAAATCAAAGCAAAGGTCTTCAAAGAAATGTGGAACAATGTAATTGAAAAAATGTCAAGATTTGTTATTAACATCTTTTTACTTCGGATTACTACGATACTTAGGcgtgttttttgtttcttaaagctacatatagtattattatttatgcattTCAGTCTGTCCATCATATTCGGAGCCGATGCCAGGTTGGGTTGACAACCTCAATGGACCAGTCGGAGTTATGATTGGAGCTGGCAAAGGAGTAATACGCACTATGCTCTGTGATGGCACCCTAAGCGCTCAAGTAATACCAGTAGATATAGCTATCAATGCAATAATAGCTATAGGAATGATTGAaggaacaaaaaaagaaaagtgaGTAGTGGCTCAAGGCTTTAAAGGCGCCcacaaattatttcaaatgcccgttaaatatttttattaataattctaatttaaattcCTGCCTATATGTTTAACTTAATAAAACGGATATATTAAAGATGGCAATCCGAGAGCACtttatcgaaaaaaaattttaatcaaaaaaataCTGCGAATTTCAAATCAATATTATGCAATAAATTGAACCAGCGAACAGATCCCAGATAGTAATATAATcaacattatatattttatatttcgatAAGAACGCAATTACAATATAGTTTACAGTTAAGGGTAAAAAAAcatgtcaaacttttattacttacttaattattgaaagaaaatggGTCTTGCGAAATCGTGCCGACTGTTGTTCTTATAAATTCTTCAATCGATCGATCGCTTTTTTTCGAGAAGATTAACCATTCCTAAATTAAGTGACAAGTTGTATATTTTAAACCTTAGAAGAATCATTATAATCAAAGTTATTAAAAGACGAAAACAAGATATATATACCTCTCGTACTTCAGttcttaattttaaaaagcATTGATGAGTAGGCGAGCTCCTATTGATGTTGAGAATTTATCTTTGCCTCTACGCATCTCAACCTGAATGCCGCCAAACAAATTGAAACATTATGATCACATGAATCAACTCTAACTAATTTGGACCAAAATAAAGAGTTAGCTTGgcgtttattttataattttgtctaAACGTTTGTCGTAACGATAATTAAGACTAATATATTATGAGACTTTTGTCCAGATATATAAAATagcgtaatttaaatttataaaaaccatAAGTTAGTGTAAATGGTGCCGCAATTAACACGCACAGCTAAAGCAcctaaaattaattaagaaatttaGGTATTGATCGCAACATCTCAATAAACACATataaaactaaacaataaaatcgcATTAAATTTTTGCATCCCAAACCTATTCTGTACGAATTTTCAGATCATTAACAATCCCAGTTTACAATGTAAACATAGGCCACCAAAAACCCATGACTTGGGGGGATGTACTCACCGTCGCGAAAGATTACGGAAGGAAATATCCACTCTCTTGGCCGCTGTGGTATCCAAATGGAGATATAACCACCAACTACACACTTCATGAAATTCGCCGTATATTCTACCACCTTGTACCCGCCTATTGTATAGATTTCCTTCTCTTCCTAATGGGACAGAAACGATTGTAAGTACCCACTATTAAAAAGGCATTACAATTCTGTTAATTGCAATTACAAGTACCTAAATACAATTCGCTAAcgttgaacaattttttttaaagtatttcacACATCTGTCTTCTTCATTTTCGTTATCGCTATCAATACTTAAAACTATAATTCAATTTCAGCATGGTCAGAGTACAAGATCGAATCAGTCAGGGTTTACAAGTTTTGCAATATTTCACAATGCGGCCCTGGTCCTTCCCGTGTCCTAACTTTGACAGTATCCCATCAAAACTGAACGAAGAAGAGAGAATTATCTTTAAAGTAGACGTATCTGATGCTGATCCTGCTGAATATATGAAAAGGAGCGTCGAAGGTGGCAGAGTGTTCTGCTTAAAGGAAGATGTTACCAAAATACACCTCAACCGGTCATATCACAATTTGTAAGTAGCTTAATTATGGTGATGTTAAATATTGAAATCTGAACTGTGATATTTTacgtaatattattttctttgtttcagCCTCTTTGTAGTGCACTGGGTCTGCAAGATTCTATTTTGGCTTCTTATTTTGTCATTTGTTGCGGCTTATTTTGAACCTGTCAGATATGTACTATCACAGGGCGAACCAGTGGTCAAATATCTTCCATTCGTAGCTTCTGCTGTATTCAAAAACTAAGTGACTATTCTTCAAGTATTGGATCTTTTCATTTCAAaagttaaaaaacaaaagaagagtCATAGTTAACTGTTCTTGTGAATTTTTGGTATAATGACCAATAATTTAACGTATGTGACATTTTGTAGTTTTGAGTATCGAATTAACATTTAGTTCAAAAGCTTTGAAAACAATTCTTAAGATGGATCGATGtatcattattaattataattatgcaaTCTACGAAATCCGACCGCGTTTATTGTGTTCAGCTTTGAATATACATACGTATTTTTtcacattaatatattattatgtgcatCACTATAAAAACTTTCGACATGAACTTTTTACCTATGTGATTATGATAGGTTGTTTACTTTCGTCGCAAAAACCTACGTCAGATAGGAAGAAGATTCTCGGTTTATCGGTTTTATTGTAAGAAAGTTAAGGAAGGCAAGACTTTTTGACTCGCGCGGTACCTTTATGCCGATGTCATACTTTTATGTGGTTTTGGTGTTGTGGTTAGTACCTATATAGTTTTTTATCACTGAGGGAGGGATATTCCGCTAAAAAAAGATTTCTTAAAATCCTAAATCATggattttataaatatgtaaaaaaaaacttacaatgtAGGTATGTACTAAGAAAATTAGGTTAAGCTTAATTAGGTTAGTTATGATTTATTACAAAATCTAACCCAGAAAAGTCAATTTTCGTTCCCAGTATGACAAAAATCATATGTATGGTCTACTTAGGTACTATATACTTGTGTTCTGTTCTTGATCTTTATCGAGTTTTTATCGATACTTTATCGATGTTACACATTATTGAGTAATGTTCGTAGGTAATGACGATTTTTAATGCCATATCATGGGCAttgactttttttaaatgaaaaaccaTATCGAGGACTGAAAATTTTAGatgcaaaataatttttaattatgtactaacattttaatgaaatatcttTGTCCTCTAATATATTGATTAGCTTTGTTGGAACAGACAATTTCGTCTAAATATTTACTCTTTGTAAGACTCAAATGTCAATTTTTATAAAGGCCttaaaatcttcaaaaaaaaacaatttgtccTGATATTATTGATAACCTCAACacttttctaatttcaattaCAGTCTAAGTCTGAAAGTAGTCAAGACTTGAAATCTGTTAAGACAGTCTTGTTTATCAATGCGGTTTTTATCAATCCGAACATAaaattaagagaaaaaaaatcagtGAACGGGTGACATAGATGAAAGGAGCACCATGTCACAGGAAAAAATCTTTATGGCAATAGCTCAACTTTCTTGTGCCACTGGTGATATCCCGGTGACCTTGAAATGCGATAGTTTGTTcaattaattgttaaaaaatttaCTAGTGAATACTTATGACATTCTTAAATTAGTTTCTTAAATAGgtctttattgttattttataaaacaaatattaaaattacagaATTTTTTATCAATGCTGTCTGATTAATTCGTTCATGCGCCTTCTTTCCGCTTCTTTTTTAAGTATTAAAGTAAATTCATGTCACCATTAATAATTGATATAAGAATTTTTGCGAGCAGAGGTATATACGTACATTTCCACTGAAAATAAaccattttcatttaatattagaaGCATCAGCATAAAATATAgtgaattaaaatttatcagtTTTACGTAATTTCTGCTATTCACCTAGATTTAGAAATGTTTAAGTTTAGTGTTAGGTACTTATCTACCTCTATATTTTAAGTTCAGCTTATGACCCCAGATACCTTAGCATTTTTTCACATAACAAAGCGAAGATTTCATCAATATATAAATTAGTACAACCTACTGGCTAACTTAACGCGGCCTAGATACCTACTTGTTGCATGTAAAATAAGCAactagcaaaaaaaattttatttttttcctcccGTATCATTTCATCGTGTTAAACAATATTACGACAGTAATAAGAAGCGAAACTCATATTCCTAATACATCTATCTTCGACTTTCAAACTACAAGACCGGGTCGGTTTGAATCACTACGTTACATTCGCCACTTTCGTTCGCATTTATAAATCCTACTGGTGCTAGAAAGAAAAGTGCTTTACTGAATataatctagaaaaaaaaaactcagagaagtcgttaatatttaaaatccgGTGTTTATGTCCAATgcttaggtaggtacctactatcactgttttttttctttccttttttcctacctattctagtaacctccaggggttatactagattcacagagCTAGGCTGTGTTTTATTGATCTGTAATTCGATCGTAAAATTTACAAGAATTTTAATTCGAACTGTGGTTTTCGTGCGATTTTTCCGgcttatttttaattcactttcaaatcaattcaataaaaatgtagACTTTAGAAGTTTTATCGGTAACGTATTTAAAGAAAGTGATTGACTGAATATTATCTGATATTAATTAATACCCAACTGACTACCGCGGTCGCCTAAGTAAGCCATCACAGGTTCAAAGCATCCAGgtgttttgaagtgaaaacttctttagaatcgttgtgatttcaaaccggatgcaacgggaaaaacgacaggtaagagacacaaatacaaaaatgtgtaggttgaagccagcaaagaatgagacagaaatatacatactatttaatacagcgccatctgtgagattttttaatactaacgtatgtatgaaagctcttgtagtgaattttaatttaggattgtacgtgaaattaaaatatcaattcacagagggcgctaccttacaattatttactaaagacaaaattttacatatacttaagacgtttaggataattgtattttaattttggaaggtttcacttctaccacgtgtgaattgcacacatgtattttttggataacaatttaatttaaggcATGGTTGTTGTGTAATTTTCACAAACGTTGCCGAGCAAAGAGTAGAAAATCTGGGAACAGCAGTTCGCTTACTGCGACGAGCGGTCAACCTAAGCACGGTCCACTAATCACCTAACAAATCTCCCTTCATACTGATTTCTCGAGTTCGCCCACACATCTCGTTCATGCGACAAGTCCTGCTAGCCAACCGCATTCTTCATTCCaaagaagaaaaacaaacagtaataataattttgcaaaTTATTCGTCTAATTTGTAGGTATGTTGTAATTAATATAGATTGGCTTGGGAAATAAGAAATTAGATCGGTGGTGTATAAATGTAGTTTTGTAacatttttcatgttttttattaaataaaatgtgtttGTAACATCAATGTTTTGACTATTTATTCATGACTGGCTTTATGCTAATATCATCTAAGTAATGTCGTTCAACTGAATGGTCGCATACTTATAAATAATCTGGTCTTTCCCAATTGTCATCATAACCCATGTGTTTGGACACTAGAAGAGAAAACGTTTGACCacacagatattttttttttgttttgaaaataccTATTCTACTAACCTCgaagggttatactagattcacagaattagtaagtgagctcacggggctcaagcctgacgacgttgttaacactaatcctagcaaaagcagtgcttcgcagaatctatcatcgaatcggaaacgcgacccattgagatgatccggcgagaaactctgggcTGCGTCTGTgcgttaatttacttgtcgagcccttcgtcacaag is a genomic window of Bombyx mori chromosome 1, ASM3026992v2 containing:
- the LOC101741681 gene encoding putative fatty acyl-CoA reductase CG5065 is translated as MSSATSVRDFYAGRNILVTGGTGFMGKVLVEKLLYSVPEIGNVYILMRPKKAKTVAQRLEDLQRLPLFDRLKNERPNALNKIKAIQGDVLFEDFGLSNLEIENLSKEVTVVFHFAATLRLEAPLKDNVNMNTSGTLRTIKVAKKLKNLQIFVHLSTAFCYPDYEVLGEKLYAPPAKPEHVMRLIEWLDDRQLTLLTPSLLGPHPNCYTFSKRLAENVVEQAYKDLPIVIARPSIVCPSYSEPMPGWVDNLNGPVGVMIGAGKGVIRTMLCDGTLSAQVIPVDIAINAIIAIGMIEGTKKEKSLTIPVYNVNIGHQKPMTWGDVLTVAKDYGRKYPLSWPLWYPNGDITTNYTLHEIRRIFYHLVPAYCIDFLLFLMGQKRFMVRVQDRISQGLQVLQYFTMRPWSFPCPNFDSIPSKLNEEERIIFKVDVSDADPAEYMKRSVEGGRVFCLKEDVTKIHLNRSYHNFLFVVHWVCKILFWLLILSFVAAYFEPVRYVLSQGEPVVKYLPFVASAVFKN